The following are encoded together in the Mycolicibacterium arabiense genome:
- a CDS encoding MBL fold metallo-hydrolase, translated as MHLTHFGHSCLLARFPDGDGGDTTVLFDPGTFSHGFEGITGLSAILVTHQHPDHADVERLPALLDANPQAKLYADPMTAAQLGDAWTAVHAGDAFTVGHLAVRGVGGTHAVIHPDLPTIDNISYLVGDGDHPARLMHPGDALFTPGEPVDVLATPAAAPWMKISEAVDYLRAVAPTRAVPIHQAVVAKEARGIYYGRLAEMTDTDFQVLDEEKDTQF; from the coding sequence ATGCACTTGACGCATTTCGGCCACTCCTGCCTGCTTGCCCGTTTCCCCGACGGCGACGGTGGGGACACCACGGTCCTGTTCGACCCTGGCACCTTCTCGCACGGCTTCGAGGGCATCACCGGACTGTCGGCGATCCTGGTCACACACCAGCACCCCGACCACGCCGACGTGGAGCGGCTGCCCGCGCTGCTCGACGCGAATCCGCAGGCCAAGCTGTATGCCGACCCGATGACGGCCGCGCAGCTTGGCGATGCGTGGACGGCAGTGCACGCCGGTGACGCCTTCACCGTGGGTCACCTCGCGGTGCGGGGCGTGGGCGGCACGCACGCGGTGATCCACCCCGACCTGCCGACGATCGACAACATCTCCTACCTGGTCGGTGACGGTGATCACCCCGCTCGGCTGATGCATCCGGGCGACGCGCTGTTCACTCCCGGCGAACCGGTCGACGTGCTGGCGACGCCTGCCGCGGCACCGTGGATGAAGATCTCCGAGGCCGTCGACTACCTGCGTGCCGTGGCGCCGACCCGCGCGGTCCCGATCCATCAGGCCGTCGTCGCCAAGGAGGCCCGCGGCATCTACTACGGGCGCCTGGCAGAGATGACCGACACCGACTTCCAGGTGCTCGACGAGGAGAAGGACACCCAGTTCTAG
- the purS gene encoding phosphoribosylformylglycinamidine synthase subunit PurS: MARVVVHVMPKAEILDPQGQAIVGALGRLGHVGISDVRQGKRFELEVDDSVTDAALTEIAESLLANTVIEDFEVTRERQ; the protein is encoded by the coding sequence GTGGCCCGCGTGGTAGTGCACGTCATGCCCAAGGCCGAGATCCTCGACCCGCAGGGACAGGCCATCGTCGGCGCCCTCGGCCGTCTCGGCCACGTGGGCATCTCGGATGTCCGCCAGGGCAAGCGTTTCGAACTCGAGGTCGACGACAGCGTGACCGACGCCGCGTTGACCGAGATCGCCGAGTCGCTGCTCGCCAACACCGTGATCGAGGACTTCGAGGTCACCCGGGAGCGCCAGTGA
- the purQ gene encoding phosphoribosylformylglycinamidine synthase subunit PurQ has protein sequence MSPKVGVITFPGTLDDIDAARAARLAGAEPVSLWHADADLKGVDAVIVPGGFSYGDYLRAGAIAKFAPVMGEIVEAANKGMPVLGICNGFQVLCETGLLPGALTRNANLHFICRDVWLEVASNGTAWSTRYEEGADVLVPLKSGEGRYQASDEVLDELEGEGRVVFRYRENLNGSQRDIAGISSANGRVVGLMPHPEHATEALTGPSDDGLGIFYSALDAVMTA, from the coding sequence GTGAGTCCCAAGGTCGGCGTCATCACCTTCCCGGGCACGCTCGACGACATCGACGCCGCCCGCGCCGCCCGCCTCGCGGGTGCCGAGCCGGTGAGCCTGTGGCACGCCGACGCCGACCTCAAGGGCGTCGACGCCGTCATCGTTCCCGGTGGGTTCTCCTACGGCGACTACCTGCGCGCCGGGGCGATCGCGAAGTTCGCGCCCGTGATGGGCGAGATCGTCGAGGCCGCCAACAAGGGCATGCCGGTGTTGGGGATCTGCAACGGTTTCCAGGTGCTCTGCGAGACCGGTTTGCTGCCTGGCGCGCTGACCCGCAACGCCAACCTGCACTTCATCTGCCGCGACGTCTGGCTGGAGGTCGCCTCCAACGGGACCGCGTGGTCGACCCGGTACGAGGAGGGCGCCGACGTGCTGGTGCCGCTGAAGTCCGGCGAGGGTCGCTACCAGGCGTCCGACGAGGTGCTCGACGAACTCGAGGGCGAGGGTCGCGTCGTGTTCCGCTACCGCGAGAACCTCAACGGCTCGCAGCGCGACATCGCGGGCATCAGCTCGGCCAACGGTCGCGTCGTCGGCCTGATGCCGCACCCCGAGCACGCCACCGAGGCGCTGACCGGGCCGTCGGACGACGGCCTCGGCATCTTCTACTCGGCGCTCGACGCGGTAATGACCGCCTAG
- a CDS encoding family 1 encapsulin nanocompartment shell protein, with protein MNNLYRELAPITDEAWAEIETEATRTFKRHIAGRRVVDVSTPGGPAAAAVGTGHLLEVAPPGDGVVAHLRESRPLVRLRVPFTVRRTDVDDVERGSQDSDWDAVKEAARQLAFAEDRAIFEGYPAASIDGIRKTSSNPALSLPEDPREIPDVIAQALSSLRLAGVDGPYCVLLSADAYTRVSETTEHGYPIREHLNRLIDGEIIWAPAIDGAFVLSTRGGDFDLRLGSDVSIGYLSHDADTVSLYLQETMTFLSYTAEASVALAP; from the coding sequence ATGAACAACCTCTACCGCGAGCTGGCGCCGATAACCGACGAGGCGTGGGCCGAGATCGAGACCGAGGCCACCCGAACGTTCAAGCGGCACATCGCCGGACGCCGCGTGGTCGACGTCAGCACCCCGGGCGGACCGGCCGCCGCGGCCGTCGGCACCGGGCATCTGCTCGAGGTGGCGCCCCCGGGCGACGGCGTCGTCGCGCACCTGCGGGAGAGCAGGCCGCTGGTGCGGCTGCGGGTGCCGTTCACCGTCCGCAGGACCGACGTCGACGACGTCGAACGTGGCTCGCAGGACTCGGACTGGGATGCGGTGAAGGAGGCCGCCAGGCAGCTGGCCTTTGCGGAGGACCGCGCCATCTTCGAGGGCTACCCGGCTGCGTCGATCGACGGCATCCGCAAGACGAGTTCTAATCCCGCGCTGTCCCTTCCGGAGGACCCGCGCGAGATCCCCGACGTCATCGCCCAGGCGTTGTCGTCGCTGCGGCTCGCAGGCGTCGACGGCCCCTACTGCGTGCTGCTGTCGGCCGACGCGTACACCCGGGTAAGCGAGACCACCGAGCACGGCTATCCGATCCGCGAGCACCTGAACCGGCTGATCGACGGCGAGATCATCTGGGCGCCGGCGATCGACGGCGCGTTCGTGCTGTCCACCCGCGGCGGGGACTTCGACCTCCGGCTGGGCAGCGACGTCTCGATCGGCTACCTGTCGCACGACGCCGACACCGTCTCGCTCTACCTGCAGGAGACGATGACGTTCCTGAGCTACACGGCCGAGGCGTCGGTCGCGCTGGCGCCCTAG
- a CDS encoding Dyp-type peroxidase encodes MVDLVPQPVLAPLTPAAIFLVAVIDDGGEQTVHDALGDISGLVRAIGFRDPTKHLSVVTSIGSDAWDRLFTGPRPTELHPFEALSGPRHHAPSTPGDLLFHIRAESLDVCFELASRIAEAMVGAITIVDEVHGFKFFDNRDLLGFVDGTENPDGPIALSATQIGDEDPDFAGGCYVHVQRYLHDMAAWRALSVEEQERVIGRTKLEDIESDDDVKPANSHLALNVITDDDGTELKILRHNMPFGEIGKGEFGTYYIGYSRTPAVTERMLRNMFLGDPPGNTDRILDFSTAVTGTLFFTPTLDFLNDPPPLPGADATEAPSGSLSIGSLKGTPR; translated from the coding sequence GTGGTTGATCTTGTTCCGCAGCCGGTGCTGGCGCCGCTCACCCCGGCAGCGATTTTCCTCGTCGCGGTCATCGACGATGGCGGCGAGCAGACGGTGCACGACGCGCTCGGCGACATCTCGGGCTTGGTGCGCGCCATCGGGTTTCGCGATCCGACCAAGCACCTCTCGGTGGTCACGTCGATCGGGTCGGACGCCTGGGACCGTCTGTTCACCGGACCCCGGCCCACCGAACTGCACCCGTTCGAGGCGCTGTCGGGTCCGCGGCACCACGCACCGTCGACGCCGGGCGATCTGCTGTTCCACATTCGCGCCGAATCCCTGGACGTCTGCTTCGAACTCGCGAGCCGGATCGCCGAGGCCATGGTGGGCGCCATCACGATCGTCGACGAGGTGCACGGGTTCAAGTTCTTCGACAACCGCGACCTGTTGGGGTTCGTCGACGGCACCGAGAATCCCGACGGGCCGATTGCGCTCAGCGCCACCCAAATCGGCGACGAGGATCCCGACTTCGCCGGCGGCTGCTACGTCCACGTGCAGCGCTACCTGCACGACATGGCTGCGTGGCGGGCGCTGTCGGTCGAGGAACAGGAACGCGTGATCGGCAGGACCAAGCTCGAGGACATCGAGTCGGACGACGACGTGAAGCCGGCGAACTCCCATCTCGCCCTGAACGTCATCACCGACGACGACGGCACCGAGCTGAAGATCCTAAGGCACAACATGCCGTTCGGCGAGATCGGCAAGGGCGAATTCGGCACGTACTACATCGGATACTCGCGCACCCCTGCCGTGACGGAACGGATGCTGCGCAACATGTTCCTCGGCGACCCGCCCGGCAACACCGACCGCATCCTCGACTTCTCGACCGCGGTCACCGGCACGCTGTTCTTCACCCCGACCCTCGACTTCCTGAACGACCCGCCGCCGCTGCCAGGCGCGGACGCCACCGAAGCCCCCTCCGGTTCCCTGTCGATCGGCAGCCTGAAAGGAACACCCCGATGA
- a CDS encoding M18 family aminopeptidase — MAASPQSLCDFIDASPSPFHVCATVAAQLRDEGFTEVAEADAWPSDDGGYFTVRAGSLVAWRAGEAATPFRIVGAHTDSPNLRVKQHPDRVVAGWRVVALQPYGGAWLNSWLDRDLGISGRISFRDGGTGGQERSDSGRRYRVEHRLVRIDDPLLRVPQLAIHLSEDRKGVELNPQRHLNAVWGSGDGVGDFMGYVAEHADVDPGDVLAADLMTHDLTPSTLIGADRDLVSAPRLDNQGTCYAGLEAFLAAQPGDCVPVLALFDHEEVGSTSDHGAQSDLLSTVLERITLAAGGSREDFLRRLSGSMVASGDMAHATHPNYPDRHEPGHLIEVNGGPVLKVQPNLRYATDGRTAAAFALACEQAGVPMQRYEHRADLPCGSTIGPMTAAGTGIPTVDVGAAQLAMHSARELMGADDVRSYSLALQAFLSPG, encoded by the coding sequence ATGGCAGCCAGTCCCCAGAGTCTCTGCGACTTCATCGACGCGTCGCCGTCGCCGTTCCACGTGTGCGCGACGGTCGCGGCCCAGCTGCGGGACGAGGGCTTCACCGAAGTGGCCGAAGCCGACGCCTGGCCGTCGGATGACGGCGGCTACTTCACCGTCCGGGCGGGCTCGCTGGTGGCGTGGCGGGCGGGGGAGGCCGCGACGCCGTTCCGCATCGTCGGCGCGCACACCGACAGCCCGAACCTGCGGGTCAAGCAGCATCCCGACCGGGTGGTCGCCGGGTGGCGCGTCGTGGCGCTGCAACCGTACGGCGGGGCCTGGCTGAACTCCTGGCTCGACCGCGACCTGGGCATCAGCGGGCGCATCTCGTTTCGGGACGGCGGCACCGGCGGGCAGGAGCGCAGCGACTCGGGGAGGAGATACCGAGTCGAGCACCGGCTGGTCCGCATCGACGACCCGCTGCTGCGCGTTCCGCAACTCGCGATCCACCTCTCCGAGGACCGCAAGGGCGTCGAACTCAACCCGCAGCGTCACCTCAACGCCGTGTGGGGCTCGGGCGACGGCGTCGGCGACTTCATGGGCTACGTCGCCGAGCACGCCGACGTCGACCCGGGTGACGTGCTGGCCGCCGACCTGATGACCCACGACCTGACCCCTTCGACGCTGATCGGCGCCGACCGCGACCTGGTGAGCGCGCCACGGCTGGACAACCAGGGCACCTGCTACGCGGGGCTCGAGGCGTTCCTCGCCGCGCAGCCGGGGGACTGCGTTCCGGTGCTGGCGCTGTTCGACCACGAGGAGGTGGGGTCGACGTCCGACCACGGTGCGCAGTCGGATCTGCTGTCGACTGTGCTCGAACGGATCACCCTCGCGGCGGGCGGGAGCCGTGAGGACTTCCTGCGGCGACTGTCCGGGTCGATGGTCGCCTCGGGTGACATGGCGCACGCCACGCACCCGAACTACCCGGACCGGCACGAACCCGGTCACCTGATCGAGGTCAACGGCGGGCCGGTGCTCAAGGTGCAGCCGAACCTCCGCTATGCGACCGACGGCCGCACCGCCGCGGCGTTCGCCCTGGCCTGCGAGCAGGCCGGCGTGCCGATGCAGCGCTACGAGCACCGCGCCGACCTGCCGTGCGGGTCGACGATCGGGCCCATGACCGCCGCGGGCACCGGCATTCCGACCGTCGACGTGGGCGCGGCCCAGCTGGCCATGCACTCGGCGCGCGAACTCATGGGTGCCGACGACGTGCGCTCATACTCCCTCGCATTGCAGGCCTTCCTGTCACCGGGCTGA
- a CDS encoding VOC family protein, with the protein MSLDIEMITFDCTDPDALATWWASAVGGELQAVAPGEFVMVALDKGPRLGFQRVPDPTPGKNRVHLDFHAADREAEVARLVAAGATETGRNSFGPEFEWVVLSDPEGNAFCVAGQ; encoded by the coding sequence ATGTCCCTCGACATCGAGATGATCACGTTCGACTGCACCGATCCCGACGCGCTCGCAACCTGGTGGGCAAGCGCGGTCGGCGGCGAACTCCAGGCCGTCGCACCCGGCGAGTTCGTCATGGTCGCCCTGGACAAGGGGCCGCGCCTGGGCTTCCAGCGGGTGCCCGATCCCACACCCGGCAAGAACAGGGTGCATCTGGACTTCCACGCCGCCGATCGCGAGGCGGAGGTCGCCAGACTGGTGGCGGCCGGGGCGACCGAGACGGGCCGCAACAGCTTCGGACCGGAGTTCGAGTGGGTGGTGCTCTCCGACCCCGAGGGCAACGCGTTCTGCGTCGCGGGGCAGTAG
- the purL gene encoding phosphoribosylformylglycinamidine synthase subunit PurL produces the protein MVDSVDRAARSPEQPQPFRELGLKDDEYDRIREILGRRPTDAELAMYSVMWSEHCSYKSSKVHLRYFGETTTEAMRTSMLAGIGENAGVVDIGDGWAVTFKVESHNHPSYVEPYQGAATGVGGIVRDIMAMGARPVAVMDQLRFGAADAPDTRRVLDGVVRGVGGYGNSLGLPNIGGETVFDPSYAGNPLVNALCVGALRKEDLHLAFASGTGNKIILFGARTGLDGIGGVSVLASETFGGDEGEGPGRKKLPSVQVGDPFMEKVLIECCLELYAAGLVIGIQDLGGAGLACATSELAAAGDGGMSIELEKVPLRAKFMTPAEVLSSESQERMCAVVAPENVDEFMAVCRKWEVLATVIGEVTDGDRLEITWHGETVVDVPPRTVAHEGPVYERPVQRPDTQDRLNADTSAHLPRPATGEELRATLLEMIGSPHLCSRAFITEQYDRYVRGNTVLAEHADGGVLRIDEKTGRGIAVATDASGRYTVLDPYTGAQLALAEAYRNVAVTGAQPVAVTNCLNFGSPEDPGVMWQFSQAVRGLADGCAALGIPVTGGNVSFYNQTGTTPIHPTPVVGVLGVLDDVKRRIPTGLGSEPGETLMLLGDTRDEFDGSIWAQVTADHLGGLPPKVDLEREKLLAEVLASASRDGLVSAAHDLSEGGLIQTVVEAALAGETGCRIILPEDADPFVALFSESSGRALVAVPRTEESRFRAMCEARGLPATRIGVVDDGSDDVEVQGQFTIGLDELRRTSEGVLPGLFG, from the coding sequence ATCGTCGACTCCGTCGACCGCGCAGCCCGTTCTCCAGAACAACCCCAGCCCTTCCGCGAACTCGGTCTCAAGGACGACGAATACGACCGGATCCGCGAGATCCTCGGCCGTCGCCCCACCGACGCAGAACTCGCGATGTACTCGGTGATGTGGAGCGAGCACTGTTCCTACAAGTCGTCGAAGGTGCATCTGCGCTACTTCGGTGAGACCACCACCGAGGCGATGCGCACCTCGATGCTCGCGGGCATCGGCGAGAACGCCGGCGTCGTCGACATCGGCGACGGCTGGGCCGTGACTTTCAAGGTCGAGTCGCACAACCACCCGTCCTACGTCGAGCCGTACCAGGGCGCGGCCACCGGCGTGGGCGGCATCGTGCGCGACATCATGGCGATGGGCGCACGCCCGGTCGCGGTGATGGATCAGCTCCGCTTCGGTGCGGCCGACGCCCCCGACACCCGGCGCGTCCTCGACGGCGTGGTGCGCGGCGTCGGCGGTTACGGAAACTCCCTGGGACTGCCCAACATCGGCGGCGAGACCGTGTTCGACCCGAGCTATGCGGGCAACCCCCTGGTGAACGCACTGTGCGTCGGCGCGCTGCGCAAGGAGGATCTGCACCTGGCGTTCGCCTCGGGTACCGGCAACAAGATCATCCTGTTCGGTGCGCGCACGGGTCTCGACGGCATCGGCGGCGTGTCGGTGCTGGCGTCGGAGACCTTCGGCGGCGACGAGGGCGAGGGCCCCGGCCGCAAGAAGCTGCCGAGCGTGCAGGTGGGCGACCCGTTCATGGAGAAGGTGCTCATCGAGTGCTGCCTCGAGCTGTACGCAGCCGGTCTCGTGATCGGCATCCAGGATCTCGGCGGCGCCGGGTTGGCTTGCGCTACATCGGAACTCGCTGCAGCCGGTGACGGTGGCATGTCGATCGAGCTGGAGAAGGTGCCGCTGCGCGCCAAGTTCATGACCCCCGCCGAGGTGCTCTCCAGCGAGTCGCAGGAGCGCATGTGCGCTGTCGTCGCACCGGAGAACGTCGACGAGTTCATGGCGGTGTGCCGCAAGTGGGAGGTGCTCGCCACGGTCATCGGCGAAGTCACCGACGGCGACCGGCTGGAGATCACCTGGCACGGCGAGACCGTCGTCGACGTCCCGCCCCGCACGGTCGCGCACGAGGGGCCGGTGTACGAACGCCCGGTGCAACGTCCCGACACCCAGGACCGGCTCAACGCCGACACCTCGGCGCACCTGCCCCGCCCGGCCACCGGTGAGGAACTGCGCGCCACGCTGCTCGAGATGATCGGCAGCCCGCACCTGTGCAGCCGCGCGTTCATCACCGAGCAGTACGACCGCTACGTCCGCGGCAACACCGTGCTGGCCGAACACGCCGACGGTGGCGTGCTGCGCATCGACGAGAAGACCGGACGCGGGATCGCCGTGGCCACCGACGCCTCGGGCCGCTACACCGTGCTCGACCCGTACACCGGCGCGCAGTTGGCCCTGGCCGAGGCCTACCGCAACGTCGCGGTGACCGGCGCGCAGCCCGTCGCCGTGACCAACTGCCTCAACTTCGGGTCCCCCGAGGACCCCGGCGTCATGTGGCAGTTCTCCCAAGCCGTGCGCGGGCTCGCGGATGGCTGTGCAGCCCTTGGCATCCCGGTCACCGGCGGCAACGTCAGCTTCTACAACCAGACCGGCACGACGCCGATCCACCCGACCCCGGTGGTCGGGGTGCTCGGTGTCCTCGACGACGTGAAGCGCCGCATCCCGACCGGCCTCGGCAGCGAGCCGGGCGAGACGCTGATGTTGCTCGGCGACACCCGCGACGAGTTCGACGGCTCGATCTGGGCGCAGGTCACCGCCGACCACCTCGGTGGGCTCCCGCCCAAGGTCGACCTCGAGCGCGAGAAGCTGCTGGCCGAGGTGCTCGCGTCGGCGTCGCGCGACGGACTCGTCTCGGCTGCGCACGATCTCAGCGAGGGCGGCCTGATCCAGACCGTCGTCGAGGCCGCGCTGGCAGGCGAAACGGGTTGCCGCATCATCCTTCCCGAGGATGCCGACCCGTTCGTCGCGCTCTTCTCCGAATCCAGTGGCCGCGCGCTCGTCGCCGTCCCACGCACCGAGGAGAGCCGTTTCCGCGCGATGTGCGAGGCGCGTGGACTGCCCGCCACCCGGATCGGCGTCGTCGACGACGGCAGCGACGACGTCGAGGTGCAGGGCCAGTTCACCATCGGTCTCGACGAACTGCGACGTACGTCGGAGGGTGTGCTGCCCGGACTGTTCGGGTGA
- a CDS encoding alpha/beta hydrolase: MRPPAHTRHPLLVWAWGLIRLDFVGVGFGALFFCLSLTPSLLPRDWLFQGLIGGTNAAIGYAIGVLVGKAVRRFVLRGRRWWPPPQRILTALKVATVATAIGASLLMLIPAAGWQRQVSALMGIEGPETPAYLRTLMVSVLVGGACVGASRVLLDAVKVLARMIIRRWHLHSEVAQFIGAGIVVVLLVMLVNGVLYRGFLAGASVVFQPQNSTTRDGVAQPTAPERSGSPTSFAPWDTLGFQGRNFVATGPDLDALVRVNGRPAKEPIRVYAGLQTADTDAARMDVVIRELDRTGAFDRQLLVIIPTTGTGWVNPVAARAIETMYNGDTALVGVQYSYLPSWISFLGDREKSIESGRMLIDAVHDRWQQLPPDRRPKLVLYGESLGSMAGQGAFGWLPDIAAMDFSAVLWVGPPHESPLWSGLVARRDPGTREVEPRYDNGRTVRFTQAPDADDIARIAEPRWDGTRVLFLQHASDPIIWWSPNLLFSRPDWLVEAPGADRTASMRWYPIVTFWQVSADMTNASGVPGGHGHNYGDSVLDGWAAVIAPDGWTAEDTERVRGSLEESRAVDGPEY; this comes from the coding sequence GTGAGACCCCCGGCCCACACCCGACACCCCCTTCTGGTCTGGGCCTGGGGACTGATCCGACTCGACTTCGTCGGCGTCGGCTTCGGTGCACTGTTCTTCTGCCTGTCGCTCACGCCGTCGCTGCTCCCGCGGGACTGGTTGTTCCAGGGTCTGATCGGCGGCACCAACGCCGCGATCGGCTACGCCATCGGCGTGCTGGTCGGAAAGGCGGTGCGCCGCTTCGTCCTTCGTGGCCGCCGGTGGTGGCCACCGCCGCAGCGGATCCTCACCGCGCTGAAGGTCGCCACGGTGGCAACAGCCATCGGCGCGTCGCTGCTGATGCTGATCCCCGCGGCGGGGTGGCAACGCCAGGTGTCGGCGCTGATGGGCATCGAGGGTCCCGAGACGCCGGCCTACCTCCGCACGCTGATGGTCTCGGTGCTGGTCGGCGGAGCCTGCGTTGGCGCCTCCCGCGTGCTGCTCGACGCGGTCAAGGTGCTGGCGCGGATGATCATCCGGCGCTGGCACCTGCACAGCGAGGTGGCGCAGTTCATCGGCGCGGGCATCGTGGTGGTGCTGCTCGTCATGCTCGTCAACGGCGTGCTCTACCGCGGCTTCCTGGCCGGGGCCAGCGTCGTGTTCCAACCGCAGAACTCGACCACCCGCGACGGGGTGGCTCAGCCCACCGCGCCCGAGAGGTCCGGCAGCCCAACGTCCTTCGCGCCGTGGGACACGCTCGGCTTCCAGGGCCGCAACTTCGTCGCCACCGGACCGGACCTCGACGCGCTGGTCCGGGTCAACGGCCGGCCCGCCAAGGAGCCCATCCGGGTCTACGCCGGGCTGCAGACCGCCGACACCGATGCCGCGCGGATGGACGTCGTCATTCGGGAGCTGGACCGCACCGGCGCGTTCGATCGCCAACTGCTGGTCATCATCCCCACCACGGGCACGGGCTGGGTCAATCCGGTGGCGGCCCGCGCCATCGAGACGATGTACAACGGCGACACCGCGCTCGTCGGCGTGCAGTACTCCTACCTGCCGAGCTGGATCTCGTTCCTCGGCGACCGGGAGAAGTCGATCGAGTCGGGCCGCATGCTGATCGACGCCGTGCACGACCGCTGGCAGCAGCTGCCCCCCGATCGGCGTCCCAAGCTCGTCCTCTACGGCGAGAGTCTGGGCTCGATGGCAGGCCAGGGTGCCTTCGGGTGGCTACCCGACATCGCGGCCATGGACTTCTCCGCCGTGCTGTGGGTCGGCCCGCCGCACGAGAGCCCGCTGTGGAGCGGCCTGGTCGCGCGCCGCGACCCGGGCACCCGCGAGGTCGAGCCGCGCTACGACAACGGGCGCACCGTGCGCTTCACCCAGGCCCCCGACGCCGACGACATCGCACGGATCGCCGAACCCCGCTGGGACGGCACGCGGGTGCTGTTCCTGCAGCACGCATCCGACCCCATCATCTGGTGGTCGCCGAATCTCCTGTTCTCCCGCCCGGATTGGCTCGTCGAGGCACCGGGCGCGGATCGGACCGCCTCGATGCGCTGGTACCCGATCGTCACCTTCTGGCAGGTGAGCGCGGACATGACCAACGCCTCGGGAGTGCCCGGCGGACACGGGCACAACTACGGCGACTCGGTGCTCGACGGCTGGGCCGCCGTCATCGCACCCGACGGGTGGACCGCCGAGGACACCGAACGGGTCCGCGGCTCCCTCGAGGAGTCGCGGGCCGTCGACGGACCCGAGTACTGA
- a CDS encoding Rv0804 family intramembrane glutamic endopeptidase, with amino-acid sequence MRKAGALAVALVAWSGLVGPRLPPRARLLVHGALAGLLVRRTGAPLGLTPTDLWRGVGLGLPVATAVSAAVGASTLAPPVRRGMAARELPDSVPEWLLAHIPLGTVWSEEAAYRGALGTLAADAMGARAGRVLQATAFGLSHVSDARAAGEPVLGTVLVTGVAGWCFGWLYDRTGSLAAPMLAHLAVNEAGAVAAVLVRRPR; translated from the coding sequence ATGCGCAAGGCGGGGGCGCTCGCCGTCGCACTGGTCGCGTGGAGTGGCCTCGTCGGACCGAGACTGCCGCCACGCGCCAGGCTGCTGGTGCACGGGGCCCTCGCCGGTCTGTTGGTCCGACGCACCGGAGCACCGCTCGGGCTGACGCCGACCGATCTGTGGCGCGGCGTGGGCCTCGGGCTGCCGGTCGCCACCGCGGTGTCGGCGGCGGTCGGCGCGTCGACCCTGGCGCCGCCGGTGCGGCGCGGCATGGCGGCCCGGGAACTGCCCGACTCGGTACCCGAGTGGCTGCTGGCCCACATTCCGCTGGGCACGGTGTGGAGCGAGGAGGCGGCCTACCGCGGTGCGCTCGGCACCCTGGCGGCCGATGCGATGGGAGCCCGGGCAGGCCGGGTACTGCAGGCGACGGCGTTCGGCCTCTCGCACGTGTCCGATGCGCGCGCCGCCGGGGAGCCCGTGCTGGGCACCGTCCTGGTGACCGGCGTGGCGGGCTGGTGCTTCGGCTGGCTGTACGACCGGACCGGCAGCCTCGCCGCCCCGATGCTCGCGCACCTCGCCGTCAACGAGGCCGGCGCGGTGGCTGCGGTGTTGGTCCGGCGGCCGCGCTAG
- a CDS encoding PPOX class F420-dependent oxidoreductase, giving the protein MTFRPHEIEYMTSADLGRLATIKPDGTPQNSPVGFSYNADLGTIDIVGYQMSKSRKYRNIAVNPNVAFVVDDIASRDPWRVRCLEIRGTAEQVEMPTAATEPNGDALDTAIIRITPTRIIGFGIDDVDTPPHRLQADARDV; this is encoded by the coding sequence ATGACCTTCCGCCCGCACGAGATCGAGTACATGACGTCGGCCGACCTCGGCCGCTTGGCGACCATCAAGCCTGACGGGACGCCGCAGAACAGCCCCGTGGGGTTCAGCTACAACGCGGACCTGGGCACCATCGACATCGTCGGCTACCAGATGTCGAAGAGTCGCAAGTACCGCAACATCGCCGTCAACCCGAACGTCGCGTTCGTCGTCGACGACATCGCCTCGCGCGATCCGTGGCGGGTCCGCTGCCTGGAGATCCGCGGCACGGCCGAGCAGGTCGAAATGCCGACTGCAGCAACCGAACCCAACGGTGACGCGCTGGACACCGCGATCATCCGGATCACGCCGACGCGCATCATCGGCTTCGGCATCGACGACGTCGACACTCCACCGCACCGGCTGCAGGCCGACGCCCGCGACGTCTAG
- a CDS encoding sterol carrier family protein: protein MPARRPADPTKTRAAVTALATWLRDPGAPAPDRPALAEAVRLTARTLEDTAPGHSVEVRVPPFVAVQCIEGPRHTRGNPPNVVETDPRTWLLLAAGIQTMADAVAAGTVLASGSRAGEIADWLPLVTLD, encoded by the coding sequence ATGCCCGCTCGCCGTCCCGCGGACCCGACCAAGACCCGCGCCGCCGTCACCGCGCTCGCCACGTGGCTGCGCGACCCCGGCGCACCGGCACCCGACCGCCCGGCCCTTGCCGAGGCAGTCCGCCTCACCGCCCGCACGCTCGAGGACACCGCACCCGGTCACAGCGTGGAGGTGCGGGTGCCGCCCTTCGTCGCCGTGCAATGCATCGAGGGGCCGCGGCACACCCGTGGGAACCCGCCCAACGTGGTCGAGACCGACCCGCGCACCTGGCTGCTGCTCGCCGCCGGCATCCAGACGATGGCCGACGCGGTCGCCGCCGGGACCGTGCTGGCGTCCGGATCCCGGGCCGGCGAGATCGCCGACTGGCTGCCGCTGGTGACGCTCGACTGA